From Prochlorococcus sp. MIT 1223, the proteins below share one genomic window:
- a CDS encoding NAD(P)/FAD-dependent oxidoreductase — METIETDVVIVGGGPAGCTCALYTSRADLKTVILDKNPAVGALAITHQIANYPGVSSEMSGEALLDLMREQAIQYGTDYRRAQVFGVDVSGDWKTVYTPEGTFKGKSLVLASGAMGRPASFKGEADFLGRGVSYCATCDGAFYRDREVAVIGVNKEAIEEAQVLTKFASTVHWITSNDPKEEDLQAQALLSRKNVKHWSKTRLMLIEGNEAGVTGIQVKNRASEEHQTLKLEGVFVYMSGSKPITDFLGEQVALNDDGGVVVDDFMATTSEGVWAIGDIRNTPFKQAVVAASDGCIAAMAIDRFLNSRKSIRVDWVHS; from the coding sequence TTGGAAACAATAGAAACCGATGTTGTCATAGTTGGAGGAGGGCCTGCAGGCTGTACCTGTGCTCTTTATACATCTAGAGCTGATTTAAAGACAGTCATTCTTGACAAGAATCCTGCAGTTGGTGCTTTGGCAATTACTCATCAGATAGCCAATTATCCTGGGGTTTCATCAGAAATGAGTGGAGAGGCTCTTTTGGATTTAATGCGTGAGCAGGCAATTCAATATGGAACGGATTACAGGAGAGCCCAGGTTTTTGGTGTTGACGTTAGCGGTGATTGGAAGACGGTTTATACGCCAGAAGGGACTTTTAAAGGTAAATCACTGGTTCTTGCAAGTGGAGCCATGGGAAGGCCTGCATCTTTTAAGGGTGAAGCTGACTTTTTAGGAAGAGGAGTTAGTTATTGTGCAACCTGTGATGGCGCTTTTTATAGAGATAGAGAGGTGGCAGTCATAGGAGTAAATAAAGAAGCTATAGAAGAAGCCCAAGTTTTAACTAAGTTTGCATCTACTGTTCATTGGATTACATCGAATGACCCTAAAGAAGAAGATTTGCAGGCTCAAGCACTCTTGTCTAGGAAAAATGTTAAGCATTGGAGTAAGACACGCTTGATGTTAATAGAGGGAAATGAAGCTGGAGTGACTGGAATTCAAGTTAAAAATAGAGCTTCTGAAGAACATCAAACTTTAAAATTAGAAGGTGTTTTTGTTTATATGAGTGGTTCTAAGCCCATCACTGATTTTCTTGGTGAGCAAGTTGCATTAAATGATGATGGAGGTGTTGTAGTAGATGATTTTATGGCAACAACTTCTGAGGGGGTTTGGGCGATAGGTGATATTAGAAATACACCTTTTAAGCAAGCTGTTGTTGCAGCATCAGATGGTTGTATTGCTGCTATGGCTATCGATAGATTTTTAAATAGTAGAAAATCTATAAGAGTTGATTGGGTTCACTCTTAA
- a CDS encoding SulP family inorganic anion transporter, translating to MSIIHGFHLKNIRGDILGGLTAAVVALPLALAFGNAALGPGGAIYGLYGAVVVGFLAALFGGTPAQVSGPTGPMSVTVAGVVASLAAVGVPRDLSAEQILPLVMAAVVIGGLFQILFGILRLGKYITLVPYSVVSGFMSGIGVIIIALQIGPLLGISTRGGVIESLKTVFTNFEPNGAAIGVAVMTLGIVFLTPRKISQWVPSPLLALLIVTPISIFLFGETALDRIGTIPRGVPSLSIPSFTQYLPIIFKAGLVLAVLGAIDSLLTSLVADNISQTRHNSDRELIGQGIGNAVAGLFSGLPGAGATMRTVINVKSGGATPLSGMVHSIVLLIVLVGAGPLAEQIPTALLAGILIKVGLDIIDWGFLLRAHRLSLKTAAVMYGVLLMTVFWDLIWAVLVGVFIANMLTIDSITQTQLEGMDADNPIDIADNSSVDEPPLPSDEQALLDRCSGEVMLFRLRGPLSFGAAKGITERMVLVRNYKVLILDITDVPRLGVTATLAIEDMVQEAKINSRKAFVAGASGRVKERLSKFGVQVIGTRKDALEAAINELKT from the coding sequence GTGTCGATTATTCATGGCTTTCATCTAAAAAACATAAGAGGTGACATTTTAGGCGGTCTTACCGCTGCAGTAGTTGCATTGCCTCTTGCACTGGCTTTTGGTAATGCAGCGCTAGGACCTGGAGGAGCAATATATGGGCTATATGGGGCAGTTGTTGTTGGATTCCTTGCTGCCTTGTTTGGCGGCACTCCAGCTCAAGTCAGTGGTCCTACTGGCCCTATGAGCGTCACAGTCGCTGGCGTAGTAGCCAGCCTTGCAGCAGTTGGAGTCCCTAGAGATCTTTCAGCCGAACAGATTTTACCTTTAGTTATGGCCGCAGTTGTTATTGGCGGCTTATTTCAGATTTTATTTGGAATATTGCGTCTAGGTAAATACATAACGCTAGTTCCTTATTCAGTTGTCTCAGGATTTATGTCTGGGATTGGCGTAATCATTATTGCCCTTCAAATTGGACCATTACTTGGAATTAGTACTAGAGGCGGCGTAATTGAATCTCTCAAAACAGTATTTACTAACTTTGAACCCAATGGAGCAGCTATAGGTGTTGCAGTAATGACTCTTGGAATAGTTTTTCTAACACCAAGGAAAATCAGTCAATGGGTTCCTTCTCCACTACTAGCTTTATTAATAGTTACTCCTATTTCAATTTTTCTATTTGGAGAAACAGCACTGGATCGAATAGGTACAATCCCAAGAGGAGTACCTTCATTAAGTATTCCAAGCTTTACTCAATATTTGCCAATAATTTTCAAAGCAGGATTAGTGCTTGCAGTGTTAGGAGCCATTGATTCTTTATTAACTTCTTTAGTTGCAGATAATATTTCTCAAACTCGTCATAACTCAGACAGAGAATTAATAGGTCAAGGTATAGGTAATGCTGTGGCTGGACTTTTTTCAGGTCTTCCTGGTGCAGGCGCAACAATGAGGACAGTAATAAATGTGAAATCCGGTGGAGCAACTCCTTTATCAGGAATGGTTCACTCAATAGTTCTATTAATTGTCTTAGTAGGAGCAGGGCCTCTTGCAGAGCAAATCCCTACAGCTCTTCTTGCAGGAATTCTTATAAAAGTAGGCTTAGACATTATTGACTGGGGCTTTCTTTTAAGAGCACATCGTCTTTCACTAAAAACAGCAGCTGTAATGTATGGGGTTTTATTAATGACTGTTTTTTGGGATTTAATTTGGGCAGTTCTAGTGGGAGTTTTCATCGCAAATATGCTGACTATTGATTCAATTACTCAAACCCAATTAGAAGGAATGGATGCAGATAATCCAATAGATATTGCAGACAATAGTTCTGTAGATGAGCCACCATTACCTTCGGATGAACAAGCTCTCTTGGATCGCTGTTCTGGTGAAGTAATGCTATTTAGACTTCGCGGACCATTAAGTTTTGGTGCTGCTAAAGGTATAACAGAACGAATGGTACTTGTAAGAAACTACAAAGTGTTAATTTTGGATATTACTGATGTACCAAGACTAGGCGTTACAGCAACTCTCGCAATAGAAGACATGGTGCAAGAAGCGAAAATAAATTCAAGAAAAGCTTTTGTTGCAGGGGCGAGTGGAAGAGTTAAAGAAAGACTTTCTAAATTTGGTGTTCAAGTAATAGGCACAAGAAAAGATGCGTTAGAAGCAGCCATTAATGAATTAAAAACTTAA
- the eno gene encoding phosphopyruvate hydratase — MNDSLDLLIDAIVAREVLDSRGNPTVEAEVMLDGGAVGRAIVPSGASTGAYEAHELRDGGERYMGKGVMKAIKNIEDRIAPSLCGLSALEQVNIDSIMCDLDGTENKSNLGANAILAVSMANAHAAAEALGLPLYRYLGGPMSTLLPVPLMNVINGGAHAANNLDFQEFMLVPHGANSFREALKMGTEVFHVLKALLTAQGLSTAVGDEGGFAPDLPSNQVAGDLLLESIEKAGFKPGEQISLALDVASTEFFKENLYTYGGNQYSSNQMVEELSKLVENYPIVSIEDGLAEDDWKGWEALTNKLGNKVQLVGDDLFVTNSTRLRKGIDMQVANSILIKVNQIGSLTETLDSIDLATRSGYTSVISHRSGETEDTTIADLCVGTRSGQIKTGSLSRSERVAKYNQLLRIEDELGKQSVYAGSIGLGPRGK, encoded by the coding sequence TTGAACGATTCACTAGATCTACTCATTGACGCAATTGTGGCCAGGGAGGTTCTCGATTCCAGAGGTAATCCGACTGTTGAAGCGGAAGTTATGCTTGATGGAGGTGCAGTTGGAAGGGCAATAGTGCCTAGTGGAGCGAGTACTGGAGCTTATGAAGCTCATGAATTAAGAGATGGTGGGGAAAGGTATATGGGGAAAGGAGTAATGAAAGCCATAAAAAATATTGAAGATCGAATTGCTCCTTCGCTTTGCGGACTCTCTGCTTTGGAGCAGGTAAATATTGACTCAATTATGTGTGATTTAGATGGAACAGAAAATAAATCCAATCTTGGGGCTAATGCAATTCTTGCAGTAAGCATGGCTAATGCACATGCTGCAGCAGAAGCATTAGGTTTACCCCTTTACAGGTACTTGGGTGGACCTATGTCCACTCTTTTACCGGTTCCACTGATGAATGTTATTAATGGTGGGGCACATGCTGCAAATAATCTTGACTTTCAGGAATTTATGCTTGTTCCACATGGAGCAAATAGCTTTCGAGAAGCTTTGAAAATGGGAACCGAGGTATTTCATGTGCTTAAGGCTCTTTTAACTGCTCAAGGGCTATCTACTGCGGTTGGAGATGAAGGTGGCTTTGCTCCTGATCTGCCAAGTAATCAGGTTGCCGGTGATTTGCTTTTGGAATCAATTGAAAAGGCGGGTTTCAAACCTGGTGAACAAATATCTCTGGCCCTTGATGTTGCAAGTACAGAGTTCTTCAAGGAAAATTTATATACCTATGGGGGAAATCAATATTCAAGCAATCAAATGGTTGAGGAATTATCGAAATTGGTTGAAAATTATCCGATAGTTTCCATTGAAGATGGGCTTGCAGAAGATGACTGGAAAGGGTGGGAAGCATTAACTAATAAACTAGGAAATAAAGTTCAATTAGTTGGAGATGATTTATTCGTTACTAATTCAACTCGATTAAGAAAAGGCATTGATATGCAAGTCGCAAACTCTATCTTGATAAAGGTTAATCAAATTGGCTCTTTGACAGAAACTCTAGATTCTATAGACCTTGCGACTAGATCAGGTTATACAAGTGTTATTAGCCATAGGAGTGGTGAAACAGAAGACACAACTATTGCCGACTTATGTGTAGGTACAAGGTCCGGACAAATAAAAACAGGCTCTCTTAGTCGTAGTGAAAGAGTTGCAAAATATAATCAATTACTAAGAATTGAAGATGAATTAGGTAAGCAATCTGTTTACGCCGGTTCTATTGGCCTTGGTCCAAGAGGTAAATAA
- a CDS encoding ATP-dependent Clp protease ATP-binding subunit, translating to MSISLTQEPDRFSDEAWNLLLEGEEAAKRWRHENLDVEHLLQVLFTNEDYKKFIEVLPLNHFDLLENLEDFLAELPISKSQNLFIGEDLEDLLENANNFRKSWGSRLIEISHILNALGRDARIGELLLEEAGLPREKLEAELRNLPVPSSFNKQVKKEPNNNVRSIRETKNESNKTLIKNNNISSSSTKNNPQANSLVNTNIEKEQQQNSIEAFGKDLTEAAKSGKLDPVIGRSEEIRRVIKVLSRRGKNNPVLIGEPGVGKTAIAELLAQRIISNEVPESLKGLKLISLDIGALIAGTKFRGQFEERLRSVLSEVSNSDTGVILFIDELHNILNNDRSIADAGSLMKPVLASGELRCIGATTPENYRRTIEKDQALNRRFQQVLIKEPGLELSLDILRGVKENYEIHHGIKISDEALIAANRLANRYISDRCLPDKAIDLIDEAAAQLKIETTSKPQIIEDLEAKISRLDIFIIENEKKELFEEMKRLETERKNQLIKLKELKEMWKKEHILIEELEVLNQEESQLENSITQEEEFGNLEEAARLKYEDLNRVSKRKYEIQEYIHSDKRSDITFIRDQVEPEDIADVVARWTGIPVNKVLAGERQKLLDLESELGSKVIGQSKAVEAVAAAIRRARAGMKDPHRPVGSFMFLGPTGVGKTELAKALATSLFDEEEALVRLDMSEFMERNAVARLLGAPPGYVGYEEGGQLTEAVRKRPYAVLLLDEIEKAHQDVFNILLQVLDDGRLTDSQGRTVDFRHTIIVMTSNLASKDILESSQNNKGNEGNLDNHYDNLNSKIDNALRKQFRPEFINRIDEVIRFNSLNSQDLKQIVRLLLVDLRKLLEEQDLELLIDEKSIELLASDGYEPEYGARPLRRALRRKIENPLATELLEENFLNAKAIQIEPPGEGSEFFKFIAIN from the coding sequence ATGAGCATAAGCCTCACTCAAGAACCAGATCGATTTAGTGACGAAGCTTGGAACCTATTGCTGGAAGGGGAAGAAGCTGCCAAAAGGTGGAGGCATGAGAACCTTGACGTAGAACACTTGCTACAAGTTCTTTTTACAAATGAGGACTACAAAAAATTTATTGAAGTTTTACCTTTAAACCATTTTGATTTACTTGAAAATTTAGAAGACTTTCTTGCTGAGCTACCAATTTCAAAAAGCCAAAACCTTTTTATTGGAGAAGATCTTGAAGATTTACTTGAAAACGCAAATAATTTTCGAAAAAGCTGGGGTTCTAGATTAATTGAGATTTCTCATATCCTCAATGCTCTTGGAAGAGATGCAAGAATTGGTGAACTTTTGTTAGAAGAAGCAGGCCTTCCCAGAGAAAAACTGGAAGCAGAATTACGGAATTTGCCAGTCCCTTCTTCATTCAACAAACAAGTAAAAAAGGAACCTAATAATAATGTCCGTTCTATTAGAGAAACTAAAAATGAATCAAATAAAACTCTTATAAAAAATAATAATATCTCTTCCTCCAGCACAAAAAACAATCCTCAAGCCAATAGCTTAGTTAATACAAATATAGAAAAGGAACAACAACAAAACTCAATAGAAGCTTTTGGGAAAGATCTAACAGAGGCAGCAAAATCCGGAAAACTAGATCCTGTTATTGGAAGAAGCGAAGAAATACGCAGAGTTATAAAAGTTTTATCACGAAGAGGAAAGAATAATCCTGTATTAATTGGTGAGCCAGGAGTTGGTAAAACTGCAATAGCTGAATTATTAGCACAAAGAATAATCTCTAATGAAGTTCCAGAATCTTTAAAAGGTTTAAAACTCATTTCTCTTGATATTGGAGCATTAATTGCAGGAACAAAATTTCGAGGACAATTTGAAGAGAGACTAAGATCTGTGCTGTCAGAAGTTAGCAATTCAGATACTGGAGTAATCTTGTTTATTGATGAATTGCATAATATTTTAAATAACGATCGTTCAATTGCAGATGCAGGAAGTTTAATGAAACCTGTATTAGCTAGTGGTGAGTTGAGATGTATTGGAGCCACTACTCCTGAAAACTATAGAAGGACAATAGAAAAAGACCAAGCACTAAATAGAAGATTTCAACAAGTTCTTATAAAAGAACCTGGTCTTGAATTAAGTCTAGACATTCTTCGAGGAGTTAAAGAAAACTATGAAATTCATCATGGAATTAAAATCTCTGATGAAGCTTTAATAGCAGCTAATCGTCTTGCTAATAGATATATAAGTGATCGTTGTTTACCAGATAAAGCAATTGATCTAATAGATGAAGCAGCAGCACAATTAAAAATAGAAACCACTTCTAAACCACAAATTATTGAAGACTTAGAGGCTAAGATAAGTCGATTAGATATTTTTATTATTGAAAATGAAAAAAAAGAATTATTCGAAGAAATGAAGCGTTTGGAAACAGAGAGAAAAAATCAACTAATTAAATTAAAAGAATTAAAAGAAATGTGGAAGAAAGAGCATATATTAATTGAAGAACTGGAAGTATTGAATCAAGAAGAAAGTCAGCTAGAAAATTCAATTACCCAAGAAGAAGAGTTTGGCAACCTTGAAGAAGCCGCAAGGCTCAAGTATGAGGATCTAAATAGGGTTTCTAAGCGTAAATACGAAATCCAAGAGTATATTCATTCAGACAAAAGATCCGATATTACATTCATTCGAGATCAAGTAGAACCAGAAGATATAGCAGATGTTGTTGCCAGGTGGACAGGTATACCTGTCAACAAAGTCCTTGCAGGAGAGAGACAAAAGTTATTAGATTTAGAGTCTGAATTAGGCTCTAAAGTAATTGGACAATCCAAAGCGGTTGAGGCCGTAGCTGCAGCGATAAGAAGGGCAAGGGCGGGCATGAAAGACCCGCATAGGCCAGTTGGTTCATTTATGTTCTTAGGACCAACTGGGGTAGGGAAAACAGAGCTAGCGAAAGCATTAGCTACATCTTTATTTGATGAAGAAGAAGCATTAGTAAGACTGGATATGAGTGAATTTATGGAGAGGAATGCTGTAGCACGACTTTTAGGAGCTCCACCTGGATACGTTGGATATGAAGAAGGGGGACAGCTAACTGAAGCCGTAAGGAAAAGACCCTATGCAGTGCTCTTATTAGATGAAATAGAAAAAGCTCACCAGGATGTCTTTAATATCTTGTTGCAAGTACTTGATGATGGTCGACTAACAGACTCCCAAGGAAGAACTGTTGATTTTCGTCATACGATAATTGTTATGACAAGTAATCTTGCAAGCAAAGATATCCTGGAAAGTTCACAAAATAATAAGGGGAATGAAGGCAATCTTGATAATCATTATGACAATCTGAATTCAAAGATTGATAATGCTTTGAGAAAACAATTCCGTCCTGAGTTTATAAATAGAATAGACGAAGTTATTAGGTTTAATTCACTAAATAGTCAAGATCTAAAACAAATTGTTCGACTTTTACTAGTTGATCTTAGAAAACTCTTAGAAGAACAAGACTTAGAACTTCTTATTGATGAAAAATCAATAGAACTTTTAGCATCTGACGGATATGAACCGGAATATGGAGCAAGACCTTTAAGAAGGGCCTTAAGACGAAAGATTGAGAATCCTCTTGCGACAGAATTATTAGAAGAAAATTTCTTAAACGCAAAAGCCATTCAAATAGAGCCTCCAGGAGAAGGCTCTGAGTTCTTTAAATTTATTGCGATAAACTAA
- a CDS encoding P-II family nitrogen regulator codes for MKRLDLIFSERELEEVLAALEKANAPGYTVMKHATGRGPERVVTEDMEFTGFGSNAHVIVFCDQEVIDKIRENIRSILNYYGGVAYLSEATPL; via the coding sequence ATGAAAAGACTAGACCTAATCTTCAGTGAAAGAGAATTAGAAGAGGTGCTAGCTGCTCTTGAAAAAGCAAATGCGCCTGGATATACAGTCATGAAACATGCAACTGGGCGAGGCCCAGAAAGAGTAGTAACAGAGGACATGGAATTTACTGGATTTGGATCAAATGCTCATGTAATTGTTTTTTGTGACCAAGAAGTAATTGATAAAATCAGAGAGAATATAAGGTCTATTCTTAATTATTATGGTGGTGTAGCTTACTTATCTGAAGCAACACCTCTGTAA
- the nusG gene encoding transcription termination/antitermination protein NusG produces the protein MTELDTTSNTPEVLDLSSPVDGEDLSSKANQSAQTSIARWYAIQVASSCENKVKATLEQRAITLGVSTKILEIEIPQTPGVKLKKDGSRQTIEEKVFPGYVLVRMVLDEDTMMAVRSTPNVINFVGAEDRRATGKARGHIKPRPLSRQEVNRIFKRAAEKKTVVKLDLAEGDQIIVTSGPFKDFQGEVIEVSGERSKLKALLSIFGRETPVELEFSQISKQN, from the coding sequence GTGACAGAGCTTGATACAACTTCCAATACACCAGAGGTATTGGACCTAAGTTCACCCGTTGACGGTGAAGATCTTTCCTCAAAAGCCAATCAATCGGCTCAAACTTCAATAGCAAGATGGTATGCCATACAAGTAGCGTCAAGCTGTGAAAACAAAGTGAAAGCCACTCTCGAACAGAGAGCTATAACTCTTGGCGTCAGTACAAAAATTCTAGAAATTGAGATTCCCCAAACACCTGGGGTGAAATTAAAAAAAGATGGAAGCCGTCAAACTATTGAAGAAAAAGTCTTTCCTGGTTATGTCTTAGTTCGAATGGTGCTTGATGAAGACACAATGATGGCAGTTAGAAGTACACCTAATGTGATTAATTTTGTTGGAGCAGAAGATAGAAGGGCTACCGGTAAAGCTAGAGGTCACATAAAGCCAAGACCATTAAGCCGGCAAGAGGTAAATAGAATATTTAAACGAGCAGCTGAAAAGAAAACAGTTGTAAAACTGGACTTGGCAGAAGGAGACCAAATTATTGTGACCTCTGGGCCTTTTAAAGATTTTCAAGGCGAAGTTATTGAAGTATCAGGTGAGCGCAGCAAGTTAAAAGCTTTATTATCAATTTTTGGTAGAGAGACACCAGTAGAACTTGAATTCTCTCAAATCAGCAAACAAAACTGA
- a CDS encoding sodium-dependent bicarbonate transport family permease, which translates to MEANLILQNVLSPPILFFFLGTIAVALRSDLEIPAPLPKLFSLYLLLAIGFKGGVELQKSGLGGQVLPTVSAAILMSLLIPIICFLILRVKFDVFNSAAIAAAYGSISAVTFITAESFLESQNIHFDGFMVAALALMESPAIVVGLLLVKIGATTKRPNAKSMKIGSILHESMLNGSVYLLLGSLLIGFLTAGNNPAGVEKMQPFTGKLFYGAECFFLLDMGIVAAQRLPRLKKAGSFLIAFAVLMPIFNAIIGVFIAKSLSLGPGNALLFVVLCASASYLAVPTAMRMTVPEAKSSYYISTTLGLTFPFNIVIGIPMYMTLVNKLIPAGI; encoded by the coding sequence ATGGAAGCAAACTTAATACTGCAAAATGTATTATCACCGCCAATTTTATTTTTCTTTCTTGGCACAATCGCAGTAGCGCTTCGCTCTGACTTAGAAATACCTGCTCCTTTACCAAAACTATTTTCTCTTTATCTTCTATTAGCAATAGGGTTCAAAGGAGGAGTAGAGCTTCAAAAGAGTGGTTTAGGAGGACAAGTCCTGCCTACGGTCAGCGCTGCAATATTGATGTCTCTTCTAATACCTATTATTTGCTTTTTAATATTAAGAGTCAAATTCGATGTATTTAATTCAGCTGCAATAGCAGCTGCTTACGGTTCCATTAGTGCAGTTACATTTATTACTGCAGAGAGTTTTCTCGAAAGTCAAAATATTCATTTTGATGGGTTTATGGTTGCAGCATTAGCTCTGATGGAATCGCCTGCAATTGTTGTTGGTCTTCTTTTAGTAAAGATTGGAGCTACAACAAAAAGGCCTAATGCAAAATCAATGAAGATAGGTTCTATCTTGCATGAATCGATGCTGAACGGATCAGTTTATTTGCTCCTAGGCAGTCTTTTAATCGGATTCCTAACAGCTGGAAACAATCCAGCCGGAGTGGAGAAGATGCAACCTTTTACTGGAAAATTATTTTACGGAGCTGAATGTTTCTTTTTACTAGATATGGGAATAGTCGCGGCTCAAAGACTTCCAAGGCTTAAAAAAGCAGGATCCTTTTTAATTGCCTTTGCGGTTCTAATGCCAATTTTTAATGCAATTATTGGTGTATTTATTGCCAAATCTTTATCTCTAGGTCCTGGTAATGCTCTTCTTTTTGTAGTTCTATGCGCAAGTGCTTCTTATCTAGCTGTTCCAACTGCAATGCGTATGACAGTTCCTGAAGCAAAATCAAGTTACTACATCTCAACTACGCTTGGCTTAACTTTTCCTTTTAATATTGTTATTGGAATACCAATGTATATGACTTTAGTTAACAAGCTAATCCCAGCAGGTATTTAA
- a CDS encoding AarF/ABC1/UbiB kinase family protein, giving the protein MRKVLRSIQIWLVVIKLVFFLWWDARRWSYIGGHTQIKQEFRQSLRARWLTRKLLQLGSAFIKLGQLLSARPDVLPTGWIKELSDLQDKVPQFPFEIAEEILQKELLEKFEEIKTLNKTPLGAASIAQVHLAELSNGQKVVFKIQRPGLEDLFILDLEVMQQVAGLLQKNKSWSYGRDWIGIAKECKRVLIRELDFGIEAQYAARFRQQFLDNPKVCIPAVVWNLSTSKILCLEYIEGIKINDRKSLEKKGIDPSSIIDIGAQSYLKQLIEFGFFHADPHPGNLAIGSDGSLIYYDFGMMGLISERLRERIGSMVRAAALQDAKGLVQELQIAGVIASDIDTGPVRRFVRLMLKEALTPPFNPNIFEKLSGDLYNLVYEKPFKLPVELIFVFRALSTFEGVGRSLDPNFNLISIAKPYLLPLMTSNNSNPNDLINEIGRQVGEISSRAVGIPRRLDESLERLEQGDLQLQIRMGESDRQLRRMISAQQSLGQSILLGCLGITAALLSSNNKPIFSAFPLFFAFPILLNWMKLQLKMNRDSRIDRLQGKSR; this is encoded by the coding sequence ATGCGCAAAGTTCTTCGTTCAATCCAAATATGGCTAGTAGTCATAAAACTTGTATTTTTTCTTTGGTGGGATGCTCGAAGATGGTCTTATATCGGCGGGCATACTCAGATCAAGCAAGAATTTAGGCAATCTCTGAGAGCGCGATGGTTAACTAGAAAACTTCTTCAGCTGGGGTCAGCATTTATAAAGTTAGGTCAATTGTTATCTGCAAGACCTGATGTATTACCTACAGGCTGGATAAAAGAATTATCGGATTTACAAGATAAGGTACCTCAATTCCCTTTTGAGATAGCAGAAGAAATCCTTCAAAAAGAACTTTTAGAAAAATTTGAAGAAATTAAAACACTTAATAAAACTCCTTTAGGAGCAGCATCAATAGCGCAAGTCCATTTAGCTGAATTATCAAATGGACAAAAGGTTGTATTCAAAATTCAACGTCCAGGGTTAGAAGATTTATTCATACTTGATCTTGAAGTGATGCAACAAGTAGCTGGATTGCTACAAAAAAACAAATCATGGAGCTATGGAAGAGATTGGATAGGAATTGCGAAAGAATGTAAGAGAGTTTTGATAAGAGAATTAGATTTTGGAATTGAAGCTCAATACGCAGCAAGATTTAGACAACAATTTTTAGATAATCCAAAAGTATGTATCCCAGCAGTGGTTTGGAATCTAAGTACAAGTAAGATTTTATGTCTTGAGTATATAGAAGGTATAAAAATCAATGATCGCAAGTCTCTAGAGAAAAAAGGAATTGATCCCTCTTCAATAATTGATATTGGAGCACAAAGCTATCTGAAACAACTTATTGAATTTGGTTTTTTTCATGCAGACCCACATCCAGGAAATCTTGCTATTGGGAGTGATGGATCTCTTATTTACTATGACTTTGGAATGATGGGTTTAATATCTGAGCGACTAAGAGAACGAATAGGTTCTATGGTACGAGCGGCAGCCTTACAAGATGCAAAAGGACTAGTTCAAGAATTACAAATTGCAGGAGTAATTGCATCTGACATAGATACTGGACCTGTAAGACGTTTTGTAAGATTAATGCTCAAAGAAGCTCTTACGCCACCTTTTAATCCAAATATATTCGAAAAACTTTCTGGTGATCTATATAATTTGGTTTATGAAAAGCCATTCAAGCTCCCAGTTGAATTAATATTTGTTTTCAGAGCACTTTCCACTTTTGAAGGAGTTGGAAGAAGCCTTGATCCAAATTTTAATCTAATTTCAATCGCTAAGCCATATCTCCTCCCTCTTATGACATCAAACAATTCAAATCCCAATGACCTAATTAATGAAATTGGACGTCAGGTTGGAGAAATTAGTAGCAGAGCTGTTGGTATTCCAAGAAGGTTAGATGAAAGTTTAGAAAGGCTAGAGCAAGGCGACCTTCAACTTCAAATAAGAATGGGAGAATCAGATAGACAATTAAGGAGGATGATCAGTGCTCAACAATCATTAGGGCAATCAATCTTATTAGGATGTCTTGGGATTACTGCAGCACTTTTAAGCTCTAATAACAAGCCAATATTTTCAGCTTTTCCATTATTTTTTGCCTTTCCTATATTATTAAATTGGATGAAATTACAATTGAAAATGAATCGTGATAGTCGAATTGATAGATTGCAAGGTAAATCTAGATAA
- the secE gene encoding preprotein translocase subunit SecE → MTGSTSPQNEEPSNIQKEDLPPPKQGFIASTIEELKLVVWPTRQQLFSESIAVILMVTVSAATIAAISRFYGWAASQIFL, encoded by the coding sequence GTGACAGGATCTACCTCTCCGCAGAACGAAGAGCCTTCCAACATTCAAAAGGAAGACTTACCTCCTCCTAAGCAAGGATTTATTGCTTCAACAATAGAAGAGCTAAAATTAGTTGTATGGCCAACTCGTCAGCAACTTTTCAGCGAATCAATAGCTGTAATTTTAATGGTTACAGTTTCAGCAGCCACAATTGCTGCAATCAGCAGATTTTATGGGTGGGCAGCCTCCCAAATCTTTCTCTGA